From a single Nymphaea colorata isolate Beijing-Zhang1983 chromosome 4, ASM883128v2, whole genome shotgun sequence genomic region:
- the LOC116253055 gene encoding uncharacterized protein LOC116253055 isoform X2, translating into MAERKQRDLEELHRLTSKISKPKITPILRGVYHIQGPVDELEPDIQASKEAPPIDNSLGKDSHLSSEAGSREVCLAPCFPGTHNHFQTVSNVELEPGDGMSDESGRRKAVKQGSFGNNKSKFVKSHACDDQPQTSETSNLVSACSSHDSASENADGKGSVRGCVNSDSCLYDGSKIMMSEEQVDDNHGGGSSRSGVIHGVHSVHRLVNESFNHVSLSNLKPTKAHAAVKLDSAEKTKSLTDSGGGSHTRGITRSSKRLGGLESVDTGKDVQTHSKVLGRETSGKDGSVSNSASESNSSQSNSTSKCRNSSAKCHENAPNGHVCTSSPHEIKETKLHPSPDKGDSRRCSGGSNFEEEPMHMEKIGGSSLISKKDVPKTSNVYEKMSLLCPSQTVNESSRPPGVIDVPKKHGENDDLLGPLPDKSSNVGSMEMAGTMPLPSNEAHIRTAQVAQNSASLSKNAGELIESAVVQVEPPSILFPVIASGTSGTISTFKDSSVNHLTAESTSATVAQRNPSVGSAAKIHPYAEAEHDQDPNAVNISTDRDDTAGLSSQPKQKDLPVSAQLEGCTTSSSASEKQGKLQLSQPSSESDHSESDLVEDDVKVCDICGDAGREEQLAVCSRCNDGAEHTYCMQVMLDKVPEGEWLCEECKSKENVESQKSDKSETIFPASRLPILKEKNKISKASAISKSLPKLDLKVLDLDMKQATKPATPRLVEAEPVSAAKRQASDKGNGSPNLCSPNRKPSLLREGSFKNLDTGKVKLGHSVTSSAGQSANHPEEIGTYGCNSRMQSRLQSPRNKFSPLSNLPHKSAQFSEGGHCSSMASTLVSKASTLSKGSEASLSNMTTSQGVKPKPKVKQVLDEVPQKHLLARNSSFCDRRKEGPVKMLGKSASFKSNTNTVSLSLDDMKLKLQSQNLPHAEDLKSLKQLNEGASVIGRKNSFKLDHPMNGSSPAASTGNLYLPRSDTKALQSDAKTKAASDAAVASKKDAEKTISCGNGIRKRLLSCHGEYVAPITNELDKKNGLVDEKTKIVKSVAVDTSMGSENILVSAGSQVQIQTPSSFDDTSAVANSSENKMMEQNLQQSGSKEDNLIGSHTPDKSHSNPSYTVQEGLLQTRDSSNLETRSKELSPFVQSRKFLANGRKIRCFKCKEIGHIAQFCSNKGNDAGISPRASTASAVRGSKEMTGKSKWDHAVETGLSQKTKNGEGDRLFIHSNDVVLPTTDLNNDLASKTPVPTGLGAVSVATNSGSALLMEKDGKKLEPCFREMPLQPFRSHVTCFAIPEHHYIWQGSFEVQRSGKIADFCDGVQAHLSTCASPKVVEAANGFPSRVQLEEIPRLSLWPVQFQAKYPTEDNIALYFFAKDVESYERDYKKLVENMLTNDLALKANVGSVELLIFTSDQLPDNSQRWNRLFFLWGVFRERKVGCLEPVSSSMAKPFGADRDVSSSSKDFSSMIAETTVVSKLIPPVCLGEDSSSYRTPEASEAAEATTSLSLPSSVDQLSNLFGHNESIEEDVLPSKNQSSSMAPDINPNSHQMACQLSANSSSKAPHNGRQRQSVISLEGDRDSQIRHDMDQPYLRRSEILNATESSRALPAVSEMQEPSSDSSKDVKVICNNQDQEQLTKEMQMVAKGKDGELQDSIDKNKDQLLVDLGGPEPAIIPIKKESSALDLRSNCKRQHVCFSGKTFKAYEIKHEGSNCASINGEHESKRIKRGNMLNSCGIDLNSTFPENEDIKVDHHTFDHGEEAESSKTAERCFFSVDFGHVRDREACSSNSWPSFKNNNDESLRSDIPNLELELGAGKQVKKGLLPLFLNVLDEKSCKDSHSDKGIDGADGGASSLSLSLAFPVPEKEKSENPVSASEKVFAEQPHVNTPLWLFGGCMDS; encoded by the exons ATGGCAGAGAGGAAGCAGCGGGACTTGGAAGAGTTACACAGACTCACCTCTAAAATCTCGAAACCGAAG ATTACTCCAATATTACGGGGGGTTTATCATATACAAGGACCAGTGGATGAGTTAGAGCCTGATATTCAAGCAAGTAAG GAAGCACCTCCCATTGACAATTCATTGGGCAAGGACAGCCATTTGTCTTCTGAAGCTGGAAGTCGTGAAGTGTGTCTTGCTCCATGTTTCCCTGGTACACATAATCATTTTCAAACTGTGTCGAATGTTGAACTAGAGCCAGGGGACGGGATGTCAGATGAAAGTGGCCGAAGAAAGGCAGTTAAACAAGGTTCGTTTGGTAATAATAAATCTAAGTTTGTTAAGAGCCATGCATGTGATGACCAACCACAAACAAGTGAGACGAGCAACCTGGTTAGTGCTTGTTCAAGTCATGATTCCGCTTCTGAAAATGCAGACGGCAAAGGAAGTGTAAGGGGGTGTGTTAATTCGGACTCTTGTTTGTATGATGGAAGTAAGATCATGATGTCTGAGGAGCAGGTTGATGATAATCATGGTGGTGGCAGTTCAAGAAGTGGGGTAATTCATGGAGTTCATTCTGTGCATAGGTTGGTCAATGAGAGTTTTAATCATGTTTCCTTGTCTAATTTAAAACCAACAAAGGCTCATGCTGCAGTTAAGCTGGATTCTGCAGAGAAAACAAAGAGTCTTACTGATTCTGGTGGAGGTTCTCATACACGAGGCATTACCAGGTCTTCAAAAAGGCTAGGAGGTCTTGAATCTGTTGATACTGGTAAGGATGTGCAAACACACTCAAAGGTTTTAGGCAGAGAAACCAGTGGGAAGGATGGATCTGTTTCTAATTCTGCTTCAGAGTCCAACTCTTCACAATCAAATAGTACATCCAAATGTAGAAATAGTTCTGCtaaatgtcatgaaaatgcacCAAATGGACATGTGTGTACATCATCCCCACATGAGATAAAGGAAACGAAGCTTCATCCTTCTCCTGATAAAGGTGATTCAAGGAGATGCAGTGGAGGAAGTAACTTTGAAGAGGAACCCATGCATATGGAGAAAATTGGTGGTTCAtcattaatttcaaaaaaagatgTGCCAAAGACTTCtaatgtttatgaaaaaatgagtttaCTGTGCCCGTCGCAAACTGTTAACGAATCTAGTAGACCACCTGGGGTCATTGATGTTCCAAAGAAACATGGTGAAAATGATGATCTGTTAGGCCCACTTCCAGATAAAAGTTCAAATGTGGGCTCTATGGAAATGGCAGGTACAATGCCCCTTCCCTCAAACGAAGCACATATTAGAACTGCTCAAGTTGCACAGAATTCAGCCTCTCTCTCTAAGAATGCAGGTGAACTTATTGAATCTGCAGTTGTACAAGTAGAACCTCCTTCAATATTATTTCCAGTCATAGCTAGTGGCACAAGTGGAACAATATCAACCTTCAAAGATTCATCTGTTAACCATTTGACTGCTGAAAGTACTTCAGCTACTGTCGCCCAAAGGAATCCATCTGTTGGTTCAGCAGCAAAGATCCACCCTTATGCAGAAGCTGAACATGACCAGGACCCAAATGCTGTAAATATTTCTACTGATCGAGATGATACTGCTGGCTTATCATCTCAACCTAAACAGAAAGATTTGCCTGTGAGTGCTCAACTTGAAGGATGCACCACCTCATCCAGTGCATCTGAGAAGCAGGGGAAATTGCAATTATCACAGCCTTCATCTGAGAGTGACCATTCTGAGTCTGATTTGGTTGAGGATGAT GTGAAAGTTTGTGATATTTGTGGTGATGCTGGTCGTGAAGAGCAGCTTGCTGTTTGTAGCAGATGTAATGATGGTGCAGAGCACAC TTACTGCATGCAAGTAATGCTGGACAAAGTTCCAGAGGGTGAATGGCTTTGTGAGGAATGCAAGTCTAAAGAGAATGTTGAAAGCCAGAAATCTGATAAGTCTGAAACTATATTTCCAGCTTCAAGGCTGCCAATcttgaaggagaaaaataaaatctctAAAGCGAGTGCAATCTCCAAGAGCTTACCTAAGTTGGATCTGAAGGTGCTGGATTTGGACATGAAGCAAGCCACAAAACCTGCAACACCAAGACTAGTTGAAGCAGAACCTGTTTCTGCAGCTAAAAGGCAAGCTTCTGATAAAGGCAATGGATCACCAAATTTGTGCAGTCCAAATAGGAAACCTTCACTTTTGAGAGAAGGCTCCTTTAAGAACTTAGACACGGGCAAAGTAAAGCTTGGCCATTCAGTAACTTCATCTGCTGGTCAATCTGCAAACCATCCTGAGGAGATTGGCACATATGGGTGTAACTCAAGGATGCAATCCAGATTGCAGTCACCACGCAATAAGTTTTCACCACTGAGCAATTTGCCTCATAAGTCTGCTCAATTTAGTGAGGGTGGACATTGTTCAAGTATGGCTTCTACTTTGGTTTCTAAGGCTTCTACCCTATCAAAGGGATCAGAGGCTTCGTTATCCAATATGACTACTTCACAAGGGGTAAAGCCAAAGCCCAAGGTTAAACAGGTGCTGGATGAAGTTCCGCAGAAGCACCTGTTGGCTAGAAACTCTTCCTTTTGTGACAGGAGGAAGGAAGGACCAGTCAAAATGCTTGGTAAATCTGCGTCATTCAAGTCCAATACAAATACTGTGAGCTTAAGTTTGGATGATATGAAGTTAAAACTGCAATCTCAGAATTTACCTCATGCTGAAGACTTGAAAAGCTTGAAGCAACTCAATGAAGGAGCCAGTGTGATTGGAAGGAAGAACTCTTTTAAGTTAGATCATCCCATGAATGGTTCATCGCCAGCAGCGAGTACTGGGAATCTCTATCTTCCAAGGTCTGACACTAAAGCATTGCAATCTGATGCCAAGACAAAAGCTGCCAGTGATGCGGCCGTagcctccaagaaagatgcagaaAAAACAATATCCTGTG GAAATGGTATCAGGAAAAGATTGCTCTCTTGTCATGGTGAATATGTGGCACCAATAACCAATGAGTTGGATAAAAAGAATGGATTAGttgatgaaaaaacaaaaattgtgaAATCTGTAGCTGTTGACACATCAATGGGATCTGAAAACATACTTGTCTCTG CTGGTAGTCAAGTGCAGATTCAAACTCCTTCATCTTTTGATGACACTTCAGCTGTTGCTAATTCTTCTGAAAACAAGATGATGGAACAGAATCTGCAGCAAAGTGGTTCTAAGGAAGATAATCTGATTGGTTCTCATACGCCTGATAAGTCACATTCAAATCCCTCATATACAGTACAAGAGGGTTTACTGCAAACAAGGGATTCGAGCAACCTGGAAACAAGGTCCAAGGAGCTCTCCCCTTTTGTCCAATCCAGGAAATTTTTAGCTAATGGTAGAAAAATAAGATGCTTCAAGTGCAAAGAAATAGGCCATATTGCTCAGTTCTGCTCAAATAAGGGAAATGATGCTGGCATTAGTCCTCGTGCTTCTACTGCATCTGCTGTGAGAGGTTCTAAAGAAATGACAGGAAAAAGCAAATGGGATCATGCTGTGGAGACTGGTTTGTCCCAGAAAACTAAGAATGGTGAAGGTGATAGGCTGTTTATTCATTCAAATGATGTAGTGTTACCTACCACAGATCTAAACAATGATTTGGCTTCTAAAACTCCAGTACCAACAGGCCTAGGAGCAGTTTCTGTTGCCACAAACAGTGGAAGTGCTTTGTTAATGGAGAAAG ATGGAAAAAAACTAGAACCTTGTTTCAGAGAGATGCCATTGCAGCCTTTTAGGAGTCATGTGACATGCTTTGCGATTCCTGAACATCATTATATATGGCA AGGCAGTTTTGAGGTACAGAGGAGTGGGAAGATAGCTGATTTTTGTGATGGAGTTCAAGCACATTTATCAACATGCGCGTCACCAAAAGTTGTTGAAGCAGCCAATGGGTTTCCTTCTAGAGTGCAGCTGGAAGAAATACCTCGTTTGAGTTTGTGGCCAGTTCAGTTTCAGGCCAAATATCCAACAGAGGATAACATTGCTCTCTACTTTTTTGCGAAGGATGTTGAGAG TTATGAAAGAGATTACAAGAAGTTGGTGGAAAATATGCTGACAAATGATTTGGCTTTGAAAGCTAATGTTGGCAGTGTGGAGCTTTTGATATTTACGTCTGATCAGCTGCCTGACAACTCACAGC GCTGGAACAGGTTATTTTTTCTCTGGGGTGTATTCCGAGAAAGGAAAGTTGGTTGCTTAGAGCCTGTGAGCAGTTCTATGGCAAAACCGTTTGGAGCTGACAGAGATGTATCATCATCGTCTAAGGATTTTTCCTCCATGATAGCTGAAACTACAGTTGTATCGAAGTTGATACCTCCTGTATGTCTGGGTGAGGATTCGTCCTCTTACAGAACACCTGAAGCATCTGAAGCAGCTGAGGCTACTACCTCTTTGAGTTTGCCATCTTCAGTTGACCAGTTGTCAAACTTGTTTGGACACAATGAGTCCATCGAAGAAGATGTACTCCCATCAAAGAACCAGTCTTCAAGTATGGCTCCAGACATTAATCCTAACAGTCATCAGATGGCTTGCCAGCTATCTGCAAATTCATCATCTAAAGCTCCCCATAACGGCAGGCAAAGGCAATCTGTCATTTCTTTG GAAGGAGACAGAGATTCTCAGATTAGGCATGATATGGATCAACCCTACCTGCGACGGAGCGAGATACTGAATGCCACTGAAAGTAGCAGGGCTTTGCCAGCTGTATCCGAAATGCAAGAACCTTCCTCTGATTCTTCAAAAGATGTCAAAGTTATTTGCAATAACCAGGATCAAGAGCAACTGACAAAGGAAATGCAAATGGTTGCCAAAGGCAAAGATGGTGAATTGCAGGACAGCATTGACAAAAACAAAGATCAGCTTTTGGTTGATTTGGGAGGACCGGAACCTGCAATAATTCCTATTAAGAAAGAAAGCAGTgccttggatctgagatctaaCTGTAAACGCCAACATGTTTGCTTCTCAGGAAAAACCTTTAAAGCATATGAAATAAAGCATGAAGGATCAAATTGTGCATCTATAAATGGAGAACATGAAAGCAAGAGAATAAAAAGGGGTAACATGCTGAATTCATGTGGAATTGATCTTAACTCCACTTTTCCAGAAAATGAGGATATCAAAGTAGATCATCACACTTTTGATCATGGGGAGGAAGCTGAATCATCAAAAACTGCAGAAAGATGCTTTTTCTCTGTGGATTTTGGGCACGTTCGAGATCGTGAAGCATGCAGCTCCAACTCTTGGCCAagtttcaaaaataataatgatGAATCACTAAGGTCAGACATCCCAAACCTTGAACTTGAATTGGGTGCtggaaaacaagtgaagaaagGGCTGCTACCCTTATTCCTTAACGTGCTTGATGAAAAAAGCTGCAAAGACAGCCATTCAGATAAGGGAATAGATGGTGCAGATGGTGGTGCATCATCTCTCTCGCTTTCACTTGCTTTTCCTGTTCCTGAGAAAGAGAAGTCTGAAAATCCAGTCTCAGCATCAGAAAAGGTTTTTGCAGAGCAGCCCCATGTTAACACCCCGTTATGGCTTTTTGGTGGTTGCATGGATTCATAA
- the LOC116253055 gene encoding uncharacterized protein LOC116253055 isoform X3 encodes MAERKQRDLEELHRLTSKISKPKITPILRGVYHIQGPVDELEPDIQASKEAPPIDNSLGKDSHLSSEAGSREVCLAPCFPGTHNHFQTVSNVELEPGDGMSDESGRRKAVKQGSFGNNKSKFVKSHACDDQPQTSETSNLVSACSSHDSASENADGKGSVRGCVNSDSCLYDGSKIMMSEEQVDDNHGGGSSRSGVIHGVHSVHRLVNESFNHVSLSNLKPTKAHAAVKLDSAEKTKSLTDSGGGSHTRGITRSSKRLGGLESVDTGKDVQTHSKVLGRETSGKDGSVSNSASESNSSQSNSTSKCRNSSAKCHENAPNGHVCTSSPHEIKETKLHPSPDKGDSRRCSGGSNFEEEPMHMEKIGGSSLISKKDVPKTSNVYEKMSLLCPSQTVNESSRPPGVIDVPKKHGENDDLLGPLPDKSSNVGSMEMAGTMPLPSNEAHIRTAQVAQNSASLSKNAGELIESAVVQVEPPSILFPVIASGTSGTISTFKDSSVNHLTAESTSATVAQRNPSVGSAAKIHPYAEAEHDQDPNAVNISTDRDDTAGLSSQPKQKDLPVSAQLEGCTTSSSASEKQGKLQLSQPSSESDHSESDLVEDDVKVCDICGDAGREEQLAVCSRCNDGAEHTYCMQVMLDKVPEGEWLCEECKSKENVESQKSDKSETIFPASRLPILKEKNKISKASAISKSLPKLDLKVLDLDMKQATKPATPRLVEAEPVSAAKRQASDKGNGSPNLCSPNRKPSLLREGSFKNLDTGKVKLGHSVTSSAGQSANHPEEIGTYGCNSRMQSRLQSPRNKFSPLSNLPHKSAQFSEGGHCSSMASTLVSKASTLSKGSEASLSNMTTSQGVKPKPKVKQVLDEVPQKHLLARNSSFCDRRKEGPVKMLGKSASFKSNTNTVSLSLDDMKLKLQSQNLPHAEDLKSLKQLNEGASVIGRKNSFKLDHPMNGSSPAASTGNLYLPRSDTKALQSDAKTKAASDAAVASKKDAEKTISCGNGIRKRLLSCHGEYVAPITNELDKKNGLVDEKTKIVKSVAVDTSMGSENILVSAGSQVQIQTPSSFDDTSAVANSSENKMMEQNLQQSGSKEDNLIGSHTPDKSHSNPSYTVQEGLLQTRDSSNLETRSKELSPFVQSRKFLANGRKIRCFKCKEIGHIAQFCSNKGNDAGISPRASTASAVRGSKEMTGKSKWDHAVETGLSQKTKNGEGLGAVSVATNSGSALLMEKDGKKLEPCFREMPLQPFRSHVTCFAIPEHHYIWQGSFEVQRSGKIADFCDGVQAHLSTCASPKVVEAANGFPSRVQLEEIPRLSLWPVQFQAKYPTEDNIALYFFAKDVESYERDYKKLVENMLTNDLALKANVGSVELLIFTSDQLPDNSQRWNRLFFLWGVFRERKVGCLEPVSSSMAKPFGADRDVSSSSKDFSSMIAETTVVSKLIPPVCLGEDSSSYRTPEASEAAEATTSLSLPSSVDQLSNLFGHNESIEEDVLPSKNQSSSMAPDINPNSHQMACQLSANSSSKAPHNGRQRQSVISLKEGDRDSQIRHDMDQPYLRRSEILNATESSRALPAVSEMQEPSSDSSKDVKVICNNQDQEQLTKEMQMVAKGKDGELQDSIDKNKDQLLVDLGGPEPAIIPIKKESSALDLRSNCKRQHVCFSGKTFKAYEIKHEGSNCASINGEHESKRIKRGNMLNSCGIDLNSTFPENEDIKVDHHTFDHGEEAESSKTAERCFFSVDFGHVRDREACSSNSWPSFKNNNDESLRSDIPNLELELGAGKQVKKGLLPLFLNVLDEKSCKDSHSDKGIDGADGGASSLSLSLAFPVPEKEKSENPVSASEKVFAEQPHVNTPLWLFGGCMDS; translated from the exons ATGGCAGAGAGGAAGCAGCGGGACTTGGAAGAGTTACACAGACTCACCTCTAAAATCTCGAAACCGAAG ATTACTCCAATATTACGGGGGGTTTATCATATACAAGGACCAGTGGATGAGTTAGAGCCTGATATTCAAGCAAGTAAG GAAGCACCTCCCATTGACAATTCATTGGGCAAGGACAGCCATTTGTCTTCTGAAGCTGGAAGTCGTGAAGTGTGTCTTGCTCCATGTTTCCCTGGTACACATAATCATTTTCAAACTGTGTCGAATGTTGAACTAGAGCCAGGGGACGGGATGTCAGATGAAAGTGGCCGAAGAAAGGCAGTTAAACAAGGTTCGTTTGGTAATAATAAATCTAAGTTTGTTAAGAGCCATGCATGTGATGACCAACCACAAACAAGTGAGACGAGCAACCTGGTTAGTGCTTGTTCAAGTCATGATTCCGCTTCTGAAAATGCAGACGGCAAAGGAAGTGTAAGGGGGTGTGTTAATTCGGACTCTTGTTTGTATGATGGAAGTAAGATCATGATGTCTGAGGAGCAGGTTGATGATAATCATGGTGGTGGCAGTTCAAGAAGTGGGGTAATTCATGGAGTTCATTCTGTGCATAGGTTGGTCAATGAGAGTTTTAATCATGTTTCCTTGTCTAATTTAAAACCAACAAAGGCTCATGCTGCAGTTAAGCTGGATTCTGCAGAGAAAACAAAGAGTCTTACTGATTCTGGTGGAGGTTCTCATACACGAGGCATTACCAGGTCTTCAAAAAGGCTAGGAGGTCTTGAATCTGTTGATACTGGTAAGGATGTGCAAACACACTCAAAGGTTTTAGGCAGAGAAACCAGTGGGAAGGATGGATCTGTTTCTAATTCTGCTTCAGAGTCCAACTCTTCACAATCAAATAGTACATCCAAATGTAGAAATAGTTCTGCtaaatgtcatgaaaatgcacCAAATGGACATGTGTGTACATCATCCCCACATGAGATAAAGGAAACGAAGCTTCATCCTTCTCCTGATAAAGGTGATTCAAGGAGATGCAGTGGAGGAAGTAACTTTGAAGAGGAACCCATGCATATGGAGAAAATTGGTGGTTCAtcattaatttcaaaaaaagatgTGCCAAAGACTTCtaatgtttatgaaaaaatgagtttaCTGTGCCCGTCGCAAACTGTTAACGAATCTAGTAGACCACCTGGGGTCATTGATGTTCCAAAGAAACATGGTGAAAATGATGATCTGTTAGGCCCACTTCCAGATAAAAGTTCAAATGTGGGCTCTATGGAAATGGCAGGTACAATGCCCCTTCCCTCAAACGAAGCACATATTAGAACTGCTCAAGTTGCACAGAATTCAGCCTCTCTCTCTAAGAATGCAGGTGAACTTATTGAATCTGCAGTTGTACAAGTAGAACCTCCTTCAATATTATTTCCAGTCATAGCTAGTGGCACAAGTGGAACAATATCAACCTTCAAAGATTCATCTGTTAACCATTTGACTGCTGAAAGTACTTCAGCTACTGTCGCCCAAAGGAATCCATCTGTTGGTTCAGCAGCAAAGATCCACCCTTATGCAGAAGCTGAACATGACCAGGACCCAAATGCTGTAAATATTTCTACTGATCGAGATGATACTGCTGGCTTATCATCTCAACCTAAACAGAAAGATTTGCCTGTGAGTGCTCAACTTGAAGGATGCACCACCTCATCCAGTGCATCTGAGAAGCAGGGGAAATTGCAATTATCACAGCCTTCATCTGAGAGTGACCATTCTGAGTCTGATTTGGTTGAGGATGAT GTGAAAGTTTGTGATATTTGTGGTGATGCTGGTCGTGAAGAGCAGCTTGCTGTTTGTAGCAGATGTAATGATGGTGCAGAGCACAC TTACTGCATGCAAGTAATGCTGGACAAAGTTCCAGAGGGTGAATGGCTTTGTGAGGAATGCAAGTCTAAAGAGAATGTTGAAAGCCAGAAATCTGATAAGTCTGAAACTATATTTCCAGCTTCAAGGCTGCCAATcttgaaggagaaaaataaaatctctAAAGCGAGTGCAATCTCCAAGAGCTTACCTAAGTTGGATCTGAAGGTGCTGGATTTGGACATGAAGCAAGCCACAAAACCTGCAACACCAAGACTAGTTGAAGCAGAACCTGTTTCTGCAGCTAAAAGGCAAGCTTCTGATAAAGGCAATGGATCACCAAATTTGTGCAGTCCAAATAGGAAACCTTCACTTTTGAGAGAAGGCTCCTTTAAGAACTTAGACACGGGCAAAGTAAAGCTTGGCCATTCAGTAACTTCATCTGCTGGTCAATCTGCAAACCATCCTGAGGAGATTGGCACATATGGGTGTAACTCAAGGATGCAATCCAGATTGCAGTCACCACGCAATAAGTTTTCACCACTGAGCAATTTGCCTCATAAGTCTGCTCAATTTAGTGAGGGTGGACATTGTTCAAGTATGGCTTCTACTTTGGTTTCTAAGGCTTCTACCCTATCAAAGGGATCAGAGGCTTCGTTATCCAATATGACTACTTCACAAGGGGTAAAGCCAAAGCCCAAGGTTAAACAGGTGCTGGATGAAGTTCCGCAGAAGCACCTGTTGGCTAGAAACTCTTCCTTTTGTGACAGGAGGAAGGAAGGACCAGTCAAAATGCTTGGTAAATCTGCGTCATTCAAGTCCAATACAAATACTGTGAGCTTAAGTTTGGATGATATGAAGTTAAAACTGCAATCTCAGAATTTACCTCATGCTGAAGACTTGAAAAGCTTGAAGCAACTCAATGAAGGAGCCAGTGTGATTGGAAGGAAGAACTCTTTTAAGTTAGATCATCCCATGAATGGTTCATCGCCAGCAGCGAGTACTGGGAATCTCTATCTTCCAAGGTCTGACACTAAAGCATTGCAATCTGATGCCAAGACAAAAGCTGCCAGTGATGCGGCCGTagcctccaagaaagatgcagaaAAAACAATATCCTGTG GAAATGGTATCAGGAAAAGATTGCTCTCTTGTCATGGTGAATATGTGGCACCAATAACCAATGAGTTGGATAAAAAGAATGGATTAGttgatgaaaaaacaaaaattgtgaAATCTGTAGCTGTTGACACATCAATGGGATCTGAAAACATACTTGTCTCTG CTGGTAGTCAAGTGCAGATTCAAACTCCTTCATCTTTTGATGACACTTCAGCTGTTGCTAATTCTTCTGAAAACAAGATGATGGAACAGAATCTGCAGCAAAGTGGTTCTAAGGAAGATAATCTGATTGGTTCTCATACGCCTGATAAGTCACATTCAAATCCCTCATATACAGTACAAGAGGGTTTACTGCAAACAAGGGATTCGAGCAACCTGGAAACAAGGTCCAAGGAGCTCTCCCCTTTTGTCCAATCCAGGAAATTTTTAGCTAATGGTAGAAAAATAAGATGCTTCAAGTGCAAAGAAATAGGCCATATTGCTCAGTTCTGCTCAAATAAGGGAAATGATGCTGGCATTAGTCCTCGTGCTTCTACTGCATCTGCTGTGAGAGGTTCTAAAGAAATGACAGGAAAAAGCAAATGGGATCATGCTGTGGAGACTGGTTTGTCCCAGAAAACTAAGAATGGTGAAG GCCTAGGAGCAGTTTCTGTTGCCACAAACAGTGGAAGTGCTTTGTTAATGGAGAAAG ATGGAAAAAAACTAGAACCTTGTTTCAGAGAGATGCCATTGCAGCCTTTTAGGAGTCATGTGACATGCTTTGCGATTCCTGAACATCATTATATATGGCA AGGCAGTTTTGAGGTACAGAGGAGTGGGAAGATAGCTGATTTTTGTGATGGAGTTCAAGCACATTTATCAACATGCGCGTCACCAAAAGTTGTTGAAGCAGCCAATGGGTTTCCTTCTAGAGTGCAGCTGGAAGAAATACCTCGTTTGAGTTTGTGGCCAGTTCAGTTTCAGGCCAAATATCCAACAGAGGATAACATTGCTCTCTACTTTTTTGCGAAGGATGTTGAGAG TTATGAAAGAGATTACAAGAAGTTGGTGGAAAATATGCTGACAAATGATTTGGCTTTGAAAGCTAATGTTGGCAGTGTGGAGCTTTTGATATTTACGTCTGATCAGCTGCCTGACAACTCACAGC GCTGGAACAGGTTATTTTTTCTCTGGGGTGTATTCCGAGAAAGGAAAGTTGGTTGCTTAGAGCCTGTGAGCAGTTCTATGGCAAAACCGTTTGGAGCTGACAGAGATGTATCATCATCGTCTAAGGATTTTTCCTCCATGATAGCTGAAACTACAGTTGTATCGAAGTTGATACCTCCTGTATGTCTGGGTGAGGATTCGTCCTCTTACAGAACACCTGAAGCATCTGAAGCAGCTGAGGCTACTACCTCTTTGAGTTTGCCATCTTCAGTTGACCAGTTGTCAAACTTGTTTGGACACAATGAGTCCATCGAAGAAGATGTACTCCCATCAAAGAACCAGTCTTCAAGTATGGCTCCAGACATTAATCCTAACAGTCATCAGATGGCTTGCCAGCTATCTGCAAATTCATCATCTAAAGCTCCCCATAACGGCAGGCAAAGGCAATCTGTCATTTCTTTG AAGGAAGGAGACAGAGATTCTCAGATTAGGCATGATATGGATCAACCCTACCTGCGACGGAGCGAGATACTGAATGCCACTGAAAGTAGCAGGGCTTTGCCAGCTGTATCCGAAATGCAAGAACCTTCCTCTGATTCTTCAAAAGATGTCAAAGTTATTTGCAATAACCAGGATCAAGAGCAACTGACAAAGGAAATGCAAATGGTTGCCAAAGGCAAAGATGGTGAATTGCAGGACAGCATTGACAAAAACAAAGATCAGCTTTTGGTTGATTTGGGAGGACCGGAACCTGCAATAATTCCTATTAAGAAAGAAAGCAGTgccttggatctgagatctaaCTGTAAACGCCAACATGTTTGCTTCTCAGGAAAAACCTTTAAAGCATATGAAATAAAGCATGAAGGATCAAATTGTGCATCTATAAATGGAGAACATGAAAGCAAGAGAATAAAAAGGGGTAACATGCTGAATTCATGTGGAATTGATCTTAACTCCACTTTTCCAGAAAATGAGGATATCAAAGTAGATCATCACACTTTTGATCATGGGGAGGAAGCTGAATCATCAAAAACTGCAGAAAGATGCTTTTTCTCTGTGGATTTTGGGCACGTTCGAGATCGTGAAGCATGCAGCTCCAACTCTTGGCCAagtttcaaaaataataatgatGAATCACTAAGGTCAGACATCCCAAACCTTGAACTTGAATTGGGTGCtggaaaacaagtgaagaaagGGCTGCTACCCTTATTCCTTAACGTGCTTGATGAAAAAAGCTGCAAAGACAGCCATTCAGATAAGGGAATAGATGGTGCAGATGGTGGTGCATCATCTCTCTCGCTTTCACTTGCTTTTCCTGTTCCTGAGAAAGAGAAGTCTGAAAATCCAGTCTCAGCATCAGAAAAGGTTTTTGCAGAGCAGCCCCATGTTAACACCCCGTTATGGCTTTTTGGTGGTTGCATGGATTCATAA